CCAAACCGGACAGGTCCAAATCATCGTCAGCGGCTTCGGGGGCCGCGGGTTCTTCCAAAGCAGCGTCATCCAGGTCAGGCAGACCTAAATCGTCGTCATCCGCAGCGTCTTCCAAGTCAAGATCCAGGCCGCCGTCATCGCCGCCGCCCAGGCCCAGGTCGTCGTCTGCATCCGTTCCGTCGTCGTCAAGACTCTGGCTGTCGTCCTCGCTGGACAGGTCCGGCAGACCCAATTCGTCATCCGCCGCCATGCCCAGATCGCCGGGATCGCTGTCCAGGTCGGGCAGGCCCAATTCATTGGCGTCCGGCCCCTGGGTGGAGTCATCCGCCGTGGAATCCATGTCCGGCAGGTCCATGTCCAGGTCGGGTATATCCAGGGCGTCGTCCTCGGACAGGCTCATGGCCGGGTCGTCCACCGAGTCTTCATCAATCTCGGGGAGCCCCATGTCCAGTTCCGGCAATTCCCGGTCCAGTTCGTCGCTCACTTCGCCCAGCGCTTCCTCCTCGGCCATATTGTCCTCGGGAACCATATCCAGTTCCGGCAGGCCCAGGCCGTCGTCCCTGGTGGAAAATTCCGACCCTTGCTCCACGGAATTGATGTCTTCCACGCTTTCGGCAAGCTGATCGCCGAACTCGTCTTCCAGGTCGGGGAGGTCAATATCCATATCCTTGGGTTGGGCCGGAGCCGCCTGGGAAACAGCCGCCAGATTTTCGGCCAACTGGTTTTCCAATTCAGGCGTTCCCAAGTCGTCGTCCAATTCAGGCAGGTCCACGTCCAGGTCAAAGGTGTCTTCATCCGGTGTATAGGAAGAAGAATCGCCCTCCAGGTCCGGATCCAAATCCGGAAGGTCTTCATCCAAGTCCACCGGGGCCGCCGGGCGGTCCAGAGCCAGGTCGGAGACATCCAAAGGATCGGAGCCGGCTTGGGCGCCGGCCTGGGCGGAGGCGCCCGAGCCGGAGCCTGCGTCCAAATCCATTTCCAGGCTGGAAAGGTCCATATCCAGGTCGTCATCCAGGGAGCCCAGGTCCAAGTCCGAATCCAGGGAAAGATCTCCGCCGCTGCCGGAGGATTTTCCTCCTCCGCCCTCGCCGATCATGTGATAGCGACGGCAGCCATGACAACAAGTCACGGGCAGGCCCCATTGTTCCGCGGCAAATCCAGAGTGGGCGTCATAGATGCATTTTAGGCATGTGGCAATCATGTCTTTTCCCCGTTAGCTAGGGTTGTAAAGTATAAATCCCGGGAAGAGACCGGTATTTTTCGTCAAAGTCCAGTCCGTAACCGACCAGAAAGCCCTCGGGCACCCTGAAACATGCGTATTTTATATCTACAGGCATTTCCCTGCGTTCGCTTTTGTCTATCATGGCGCAAATTTCAACGGAACGGGGGGACAGGGTCTGAAAATAATCCGTAAGGAACTTCATGGTAAGGCCGGAATCAACTATATCCTCGACAATAATGACGTCTTTTCCCTCAATGTCGAGTTCCAGGGGCTTGGTCAATTTATGTTCGCCGGAGGACGTATCGCTGGAGCCGTAGCTGGAGACGCGGATGAAATCCACTGCCACGGAATTTTCGATGGACCTGGCCAAATCGGCCATAAATATAAACGCACCGTTGAGCACTCCCACCAAAACAAGGTCGGAATCCTTGTAATCCCGGGAGATTTCACGAGCCACGGCAGCCACCTTTGCTTCTATTTCCTCAGCGGACAGAAGCGGGGTTAATTGCGCCATAGATACGCCCCAAAAAACATTGATGTAGAATTTAAAAGGGTTTTTTGCGTCAAAAACACAAAACAATCTGAATTGTCATACAATAATAACGCTGTGGTGTCAACGATTTGAATGGAATCATCAGGCCCCGAGCGCACGGGGCCTGAGGATTTGCTGCAGATTGGGTATAGCGGAGCTACAGGCCGGTTTCCGAAAGTTCTTTAAGCAATTCCAGCTGCTTTTTACTGAGCTTGCCCGGAGAGGCCGTCAGGATCCGGACAAAGAGGTCGCCTTTTTTGCTGCCTCCCATTTCCGGAAGCCCATACTTGGGGATTCTCAGCTTGGTTTGATGCTTGGTTCCCGGAGGAACCTTCAGGTTTACTTCCCCGCCGTCCAGGGTGGGCGCCTTGATGGTTGTTCCCGTGAGCGCCTCGGTCCACTTTATTTCCTTGTTCACGAACAAATCCAGGCCTTCCGCGCCGAACACCGGGTCGGGAATGATCTTGGACTGGATGTACAAATCGCCGTTGGGGCCGCCGTTGGGGCTGGGCTCGCCCTTGCCGGCCAGACGAATTTTTTTGCCGGTGAGCATGCCCTTGGGGATTTTCACCGAAATTTTCTCCTGGCGGCCCTTGTGGGAAAGGGAAACGGTTTTGGAAACCCCTTCCGAAACCTCACGCAGGGTCAGCGGAATCTCATAGACCAGGTCCGAACCCTTGGTCTGGAACGAACGTCCCGCCCCGCCAAAGGGATCTCCGCCCATATTGAAGGAAAAGCGCCTTCCTCCTCCTCCTCCGCCGCGCTGTCCGGTAAAATTGGCGTTTTCAAAGCCGAATTCCCGGAAGATGTCCCCCATGTTGAAGTTTTTGAAGATGTCTTCCTGGGTGAAGCGCTGTTGAAACCCTTCGGTTCCGTACATGTCGTATTCCTTGCGCTTTTCTTCGTCGCTCAATACCGCATACGCCTCGCTGATTTCCTTGAACTTGTCTTCCGAGGCCTCATCGTTCCCCTTGGCGTGGTCCGGATGGTATTTCATGGCCAACTTGCGGTAGGCCTTTTTTATCTCTTCTTTGGCGGCGGTTTTCGGTACGCCAAGTATTTTGTAATAATCCTTATCAGCCATAATCATCCACCTGTAATCGTTTTTGACAAAGGCATATTGTCCAACAACCCGAAACCGGATTTACGCAGAAAGAACCGTTTCGGGCGATTTCACCCCGGCCCAGAGGCCGGCTTATCCAATAACTCCCCGTGCCTTTTAACAATAATAAGATTGGCGGAGGCCGGTGTCAAGAAAGGGAATCGCTCCCAAGCCAAGGCATTGTTGACATTATGATAATGCCTCCTATATAGGTTGCCTAAGAGTCCGTTTGCCTTTTTTCCAAAGCAAACGACCGGTGAATTGCGCGAACGGCGCATGATTTAGCCTTTTTACGGAGGACGGGAGAATATGAACGCCGCGACCCTGTTTTTGGTGTTTTTAGCTCTTAAACTTATATTCGGCCTGGCTTTTTTGCTATGGCG
This DNA window, taken from Desulfatibacillum aliphaticivorans DSM 15576, encodes the following:
- the hpt gene encoding hypoxanthine phosphoribosyltransferase codes for the protein MAQLTPLLSAEEIEAKVAAVAREISRDYKDSDLVLVGVLNGAFIFMADLARSIENSVAVDFIRVSSYGSSDTSSGEHKLTKPLELDIEGKDVIIVEDIVDSGLTMKFLTDYFQTLSPRSVEICAMIDKSERREMPVDIKYACFRVPEGFLVGYGLDFDEKYRSLPGIYTLQP
- a CDS encoding DnaJ C-terminal domain-containing protein, with product MADKDYYKILGVPKTAAKEEIKKAYRKLAMKYHPDHAKGNDEASEDKFKEISEAYAVLSDEEKRKEYDMYGTEGFQQRFTQEDIFKNFNMGDIFREFGFENANFTGQRGGGGGGRRFSFNMGGDPFGGAGRSFQTKGSDLVYEIPLTLREVSEGVSKTVSLSHKGRQEKISVKIPKGMLTGKKIRLAGKGEPSPNGGPNGDLYIQSKIIPDPVFGAEGLDLFVNKEIKWTEALTGTTIKAPTLDGGEVNLKVPPGTKHQTKLRIPKYGLPEMGGSKKGDLFVRILTASPGKLSKKQLELLKELSETGL